Genomic segment of Bacillota bacterium:
AGCATGGCCGCCAGGAGGCGCGCCCGGATCCGGTCGCGCCAGGGCAGTTCGACCGCCAGCACCGAGCGGTCGACCGCCACCGAGAGGAGCAGCGCCTCGCGTTCGGCCAGCAGCCCCTGCTCGCGGAGCCGTCCGATGAGGCGGAGCGCCTGGTCCTGGGAGATCCGCTCGCCGACGGCGGCCGCCTCCGCCAGGAGGCGCCGGCGCGGTCCCGCCTCGGGCAGCCGCCGGATGCGGATGTAGCCGCCGCCTCCGCGCCGGCTCTCTACCAGGAAGCCCAGTTCGGGGCGGAAGCGGGTCTCCAGCACGTAGTTGACCTGCGAGGGGGCGCAGCCGAAGCGCTCGCTCAGCTCCGCCCGCCGCACCTCGACGCTTTCCGCCGCCTCGAGCCGCTCCAGCAGGAAGGCCTCGATCAGGTCCGCCAGCGTCCGCACCGCTCTCCCGTACCGTCCTTCCTTCCCGGTTCGCTCGGCGCAGCCGTCGCCGCGCCACTTGACTTTGACTGTCTTTGATCATTATAGGAAGCCAGGCCCGGCCCGGCAACGAAGGGGGCGCCCCGTGGGCGCCCCCCGCTCCTCGGCGCCGTGCGGCGCCCGCTCACTCCGCGCCCACGCCGCTCAGCTGCCGGCTCCGCTCG
This window contains:
- a CDS encoding CtsR family transcriptional regulator — translated: MRTLADLIEAFLLERLEAAESVEVRRAELSERFGCAPSQVNYVLETRFRPELGFLVESRRGGGGYIRIRRLPEAGPRRRLLAEAAAVGERISQDQALRLIGRLREQGLLAEREALLLSVAVDRSVLAVELPWRDRIRARLLAAMLGVLGRVAGGEAEL